The region attaaaaaatgtaaaaagtAATTGATATATTAAAATTTCAAGTCTTGTTTATATAAAGATTTTGTTGCTTACAATTATGGCAGGTGGAATACAGACAAAGAGGGCAATGATGGAAATGTAGGCGTACAAGTTGGTAGAGTCCATAGTAGTCTGCATTGTAATTGTAAGTATAAttagtaattaattaattattattattattatgggtgAAGAATAAAGGAATTGTTATAAAAAGTGAGACCATGGCTTTCTTTGAGTAAATACTCCTGTAAGTGAAGGAGATGTTGGAAATCATGGCACTGATAAACCCTAGCCAGTTGAATGACAGCTCAGTTAATGATGCCATTGATACACCTGCATTGCAATTGGAGAGTAATtactcattccattccattcttttgtaattccattccattcctttaCAATTCCAAAACAAAGATTAAAGAAAAAGATGATTACCAAGTACAACGGGTAACAAAGATAGCCATAAAGTTATGGGAATCGACTGTCCAAGGATAAATTGAGAAGCAGAAGCATTGAAGAACGGTTCAAGCGCtattcaaaacaataatcaaaatttaaaaaaaaattagaataaaatgatgatgatgatgatgatgatgatgatgatgatgatgatgatgtcacCTTTGATTGTGTGGGTGAATGAGACAGCGACAGCTGCAAATGAGACATTGCTTGTGACATGGCCAAGAGCATGACATACAGCCACAGGAATAAGAAGCTTCAAAAGGTTCGAGTCTATTGGCTACACAGTAAAATCACACAAACAATTTCTTTCATATTTAAAATTATAATTCTTCAATTTAACCAAAAAATACCAATGTACTTTTAATAAAgtcataaatgttttttttttttctttcaacagaaaagtctcattattttgagaaattttttgataaaGTCCTAAATGTTTTTTTGTTAACAGAAAAATCCCATTATTTTGGGAAACTTTTTGATAAAGTCCtaaatgttttttctttttttttttaaagaaaagtctcattattttgggaaaatcacATAGTTTGTCATTTCctgttaaaataaaaaaagacTTTTTCATTAATTTGggcaaaatgttaaaaataatcgtgacttttctattcaaaaaaaaaaagtaggattttatcaaaaaatttcccaaaataatgagacttttctgCATAAAACCGATATTTTGAACAGAACAGTTGGTTCCATGTCATCACCACATCAACAAACCAAAAGGCATAACAATGGGTCCCACCAATATCATTTTATAGTGTGAATAAATAAAAttagtattaaaaacacatgaaaaatgcAATGTGAAAAAGATCTCACAATAGCCATAGCTTATTTGACTCAATAAGCTCCTATTGTGGATGCTCTAAAATCACATTGCTATTtttgcaaaaaataaaaaataaaaaaaatatgagtgTAGCATGAGTTTGAGAAGATTTACTTACAGCTCTTTTGGGTAGACCAACACTCCAACTACCAAGACAATAAACCACTCCAACAGCCAAATGTATGACTGAGACAAaactgcatatatatatatatataaagaaagtaAGGAAAGTGATTTATATTTTGTTGTTGCTGAATAacataattataaaataaataaataaaatccaaCAACTTACTAGGGATATGGGAAGTAATTGTAGATTTTCTTGTTCAGGATGTTGAAGATCACATTCAGAAAATACCTTCAAAACAAAGCACATTAAATCACTACCATGTGATCATTCAAGTTAATAATGCaagatattattaatattatgtgaaattctaCTATAGTTTTGtcccaaaataaaaatattcaatTTGGACATAATTTTTTCAACAAATGAATGTAGAATTATAGTATATATTCCAAGGTATATTATTTTAGGTAGAAAATAATGTATACTCGAAATGATGTCACCTTAGAGTAAACAAAAACATATGACGAAAAAGTTATTAGTGGAAAATCGTATAACTTGCAAATCGTGAGAGCGTAAAAGATTAATAAATCGAGTTAAATTATTCATACTAAAATGATTTAGTTATTTGTTAATGATCATCAAActtcaaaacatatatataaaatCGTACTTTTTTCATAAAATATTCGTTAAAAGTTCATAACAAACCAAGGagtattttatttgtttattaatacTCAATGGATTCTAGGACAAGTGTCGCTATTTTAAGTAGATTCGTGTAATAAATTTACAGAAAAATTCATTTATGCGTATTAATTAAGGCGTTGTGATTAACGTGACCTACCACATGAAGAAGAAAAATCCGGTTGTCAGAAACGGATACTTCGCCAAGAATCCGACCGGAGCAGCATCACTACAAAAATCAAATTAATCAATAAAAAGTAAGTTAAGAACAGTTTACAGTTCTGATTAAGCCAAAATCAAATTCAAATGGAGGCGAACGGATCTCACCCGGCGGAATCGCTAGCAGTGGCGGAACACGGTTTGAGAACATCACGCTTCGCCGTCGATGTAAGCAGCGGCACGGCGGAGGCGGAGGAGTGATCGAGGTTTAGTAGTAAGCTCGGACGAAGCTGCCTTCCGCAAACGAGATTACCTCCGTCGGCATTGAGCCTGGCTGGGAATGAGACGGCGACGGTGTTGAGCCTGGCCGCCGGTTTGGTGAGCCTGGGAATGCCGCCGGcgacggtggtggcggtggcccCGTAGGACAGGACTCGAGACTCCATTATAGAGAGAAAATGGTTGGTAATGGTGTCGGGCTACTAGTCTACTACCTGTGGCTTGTGATGGCTGGTGTCCATGTAACAGAAGGAACAGGGGATGTTATCTTGCTTGCTCTCAGGAGTAGCAATCAGTTGTGGTTTTGTCCACCATTATGTTTCATGGACTTTCAATCCCTTCGATTGGATTTTtcttaaatcaaaataaaagggTTAAATGCTAATTTAGTAATTTGTGTATTTTCAAtttaaattactaattgtatttttaatcaaatatatccggtgatattttattttaagaaaaatatataAGATTTTATATATTTAACAATATTTAATTGGTTGAAACTCGATAGTCTAATTCCTATTGGTTATGAAAATTGataaaaaatatcaaataatgttaaataaattaCTAAAGAATCCGAAACAATCGTATATAAATtggtaaataaataaaacattcgtATATAAATTGTTCAATAATTTTGATTTAGGTTTTCGtgaatctttatttttttttttcaataattacTTTTAAGAATGTGATTTTTTCCATTTAAaagttaatttatttttataaaatatatgttttattaatttatataataGCCGGTGTGGTGTTGTATTTTATGTGGATGaaataatttttcaaattaaCTTTCCATTTTAGAACaaatataacatattttatatttatattttagatGTAAATTAACTAGTTAAATATGTTTGCATCTTATATTATTTAAACTGATaaagaaaattaaatattatcgtaaattataaaaaaaaaataaaaaaaaattagaagttGAAACAATagtatattaattaaaatataaaagagAACATTGTcatacaaacatatatttaaCGTTGTCACTTTACCACATTCAAGTCATGCTAGATATTTATGCTCTAAATAAAACATAATTGTATTACATCCAAAAACAATTTGTTAttcaaattaaaataaatgatCATATAGAAAACGATTTAAGTCgatataaaataacaaaatgcATAAAAGCATAACGGAATAATGTAATGAAATCAACGGTGTAGGTGGGAGAGGTGCAGGATAGTTATGGTGGAAGTGATTAAAGAAGTATCTTGTAATGTGTGATAGAGAAATCGAAGGAGATAAAGAAAGAGATATTGTTAGAGTTACCTTATCCTGAAGAGAGAGGCTAAGGGCCAAACAAATGTAATATCAAATATGTCTTCACATCCATCACCCTCAGAATACCCATGACTTTCCTTTATAATTCACACcttattgtatgattattaaccAAAATAGATATGTAAATATGGATTGAGATCTTATTATACTACAAACCTTTACATTTTGTTATGACAACATTTTTTGACTAATAGTATAGTATAACAAAAAAAATCACTTGATAAA is a window of Lactuca sativa cultivar Salinas chromosome 1, Lsat_Salinas_v11, whole genome shotgun sequence DNA encoding:
- the LOC111879942 gene encoding triose phosphate/phosphate translocator, chloroplastic, with the protein product MESRVLSYGATATTVAGGIPRLTKPAARLNTVAVSFPARLNADGGNLVCGRQLRPSLLLNLDHSSASAVPLLTSTAKRDVLKPCSATASDSAGDAAPVGFLAKYPFLTTGFFFFMWYFLNVIFNILNKKIYNYFPYPYFVSVIHLAVGVVYCLGSWSVGLPKRAPIDSNLLKLLIPVAVCHALGHVTSNVSFAAVAVSFTHTIKALEPFFNASASQFILGQSIPITLWLSLLPVVLGVSMASLTELSFNWLGFISAMISNISFTYRSIYSKKAMTTMDSTNLYAYISIIALFVCIPPAIILEGPQLLKHGFSDAIAKVGMTKFVSDLFWVGMFYHLYNQLATNTLERVAPLTHAVGNVLKRVFVIGFSIIIFGNKISTQTAIGTSIAIAGVAIYSVVKAKIEEEKRNPKTA